The proteins below are encoded in one region of Colias croceus chromosome 17, ilColCroc2.1:
- the LOC123699315 gene encoding protein sneaky-like: NVPYYVFLGLGNATSIQIRSISLLLLPMYCGKAGRGILKAVVLTYVVAGPITNMALNAKEVVRVFACSTQLSFNLTKLRYSFIATPVRRALISMKTEIGEFKGTLRSIRKVVRPIEIEMENAYEILKTKPTNDLGFLNLFIIFLLPIECNNYFFRVFPNETEIIKYEKNYAKKMEYRCERQMSRAVLYCMEIFSSSFNMCYDSIPIYAGALCWPLMLHNICNIRPFIGHSECNYEEQVNINILQSLQFYLRLGESYYYLKNTSTKIISNLTEVNVLEEIYEGKVKNYQDAKETSLKVLQAFEEKYNIVKLVVLGVHICLALLFLRLLISAQSYHDLYLTSINYDNVYVTGYFKRIDQRRRRKLQCTLLPLKKMERNRYIDVYSTSYIPSERSKLFTQILKVTLEAITATTFVMLDRLFYEALDVVRQYAVDNEPINGLGDVEVEVAGAGFVADMLRKLVDELKSINVKTSITNEECLPQPRAIPALFYVKIYGGYLWILLLLFTNPYTLRLRRLICSYFYPHREKQRILHLYNDILKKRLKMQKTLRRKAVQAVRAHYLSGENLLSLRMRFPHILGWLGALPHARMKCLICEETEPWHRLRNPDNDSWHSCENVKCPFLYCDECWKDIGSSCLACDPALNELSDVDSLSDDRPPRY, translated from the exons AATGtaccatattatgtatttttaggtTTAGGAAATGctacatccatacaaatacGAAGTATTAGTCTGTTGCTTCTTCCGATGTACTGTGGTAAGGCTGGCCGCGGGATATTGAAGGCGGTGGTTCTCACTTATGTAGTGGCcg GCCCAATAACAAATATGGCACTGAACGCCAAAGAGGTAGTTCGTGTGTTTGCCTGCAGCACTCAGCTCTCTTTCAATCTCACGAAACTTAGGTATTCTTTCATTGCGACTCCTGTTAGACGAGCCCTCATAAGTATGAAGACTGAAATTGGCGAATTCAAAGGTACGTTGAG ATCAATTAGAAAAGTAGTGAGGCCAATAGAGATAGAAATGGAGAATGCATATGAAATTCTCAAGACGAAACCAACAAACGATCTC GGatttttaaacctatttattatttttttattaccaattGAATGTAACAATTACTTTTTTAGGGTTTTTCCAAATGAAacagaaataataaagtatGAGAAAAACTACGCGAAAAAAATGGAATATCGCTGCGAGAGGCAAATGTCTCGAGCAGTTTTATATTGTATGGAGATTTTCTCTTCTTcttttaatatgtgttatgaTAGTATCCCTATATACGCTGGAGCATTGTGCTGGCCTTTGATGCTTCACAATATCTGCAATATTAGACCTTTTATTGGACACTCCGAGTGTAATTACGAAGAACAGGTTAACATAAATATTCTACAGTCC ttgcaGTTCTATCTTCGACTTGGAGAAAGCTATTACTATCTAAAGAACACTtccacaaaaataatttcaaatttaacagAAGTAAACGTTCTAGAAGAAATTTATGAGGGGAAAGTGAAGAATTATCAG GATGCTAAGGAAACAAGCCTCAAAGTTCTACAGGCATTTGaagaaaaatacaatatcGTGAAATTAGTTGTATTGGGGGTTCATATATGCTTAGCTCTCCTTTTCTTACGACTGCTTATCTCGGCACAAAGTTATCATGATCTTTATTTGACGAgtataaattatgataatgtCTACGTTACTGGTTACTTCAAAAGGATTGATCAAAGGCGTCGTAGGAAACTCCAGTGTACACTTTTACCTCTGAAAAAG atGGAGAGGAACAGGTACATTGACGTGTACTCTACATCATACATTCCATCAGAACGTAGCAAGTtgttcacgcaaatactaaaAGTAACGCTGGAAGCGATCACAGCCACAACCTTTGTAATGCTGGACAGATTGTTCTATGAAGCACTTGATGTTGTAAGACAGTATGCTGTTGATAATGAACCTATAAATGGATTGGGAGACGTAGAGGTGGAG GTGGCAGGTGCAGGCTTTGTCGCAGACATGTTGCGGAAACTGGTAGATGAATTAAAATctatcaatgtaaaaacgtCAATAACGAATGAAGAATGTCTTCCGCAGCCCCGCGCTATACCCGCACTATTTTATGTCAAAATATACGGAGGCTATCTTTGGATTCTATTACTATTGTTTACGAATCCTTACACACTCAGATTGAGACG ATTAATCTGCAGTTATTTCTATCCTCATAGAGAAAAGCAAAGAATATTGCATCTATACAATGATATTTTGAAGAAACGTTTGAAAATGCAAAAGACGTTACGTAGGAAAGCAGTGCAGGCAGTCCGAGCACATTACCTCTCTGGGGAGAACCTTCTGAGCCTGAGGATGAGGTTTCCTCACATTTTGGGTTGGCTTGGCGCTTTACCTCATGCTAGAATGAAATGTCTTATTTGTGAAGAGACTGAACCATGGCACAGATTACGAAATC CTGATAACGACTCATGGCACTCGTGTGAAAACGTCAAATGCCCTTTCCTATACTGTGACGAGTGTTGGAAGGACATTGGCAGCAGCTGCCTCGCCTGCGATCCTGCTCTGAATGAGCTTAGTGATGTGGACTCTTTGAGTGATGATAGACCACCTAGATACTAA